The stretch of DNA CGGCATAGAGCGAGACCTTGTCGTCCCAGTCGAAGAAGTCGTAGTCGACGGCGTACGTGTGACCGGCGTGGGTGAGACCCAGCAGGCTGCGGTTCACGACCTGGAGCCGCGAGTACGGCGGCAGCGCCCGGTCGTCCCCCGGCTCGTTCGCGCGCTTGCGTCCCATGTCGGCGTCCCCCTCACGTCGGCGTCACCCCAGTATGTCCGGCACCGCTCCCGCACAGGGGGCGCCCGTCGCGACGGCGGCGCATGAAAGACTCGGGTCCGTGACCGCCCAGACCCTCGACGGCAAGGCCGTCGCCGCCACCATCAAGTCCGAGCTCCGCGAGCGGGTCGACGCGCTGCGTGCGCGCGGCATCACCCCCGGGCTCGGGACGATCCTCGTCGGCGACGACCCGGCCAGCCGCTGGTACGTCGGCGCCAAGCACAAGGACTGCGCCGAGATCGGGATCGAGTCGATCCGCATCGACCTGCCCGCCGACGCCAGCCAGGCCGAGGTCGAGGCGGCCGTCGACCAGCTCAACGACGACCCGGCCTGCACCCTCTACATCGTGCAGCTGCCCCTGCCGAAGGGCCTCGACGAGAACGCCGTCATCGGCCGCATCGACCCCGCGAAGGATGCCGACGGCCTGCACCCGACCAACCTCGGCTGGCTCGTGCTCGGCAAGCCCGCGCCGCTGCCCTGCACGCCGCGCGGCATCCTCGAGCTGCTGCGCCGTCACGACGTCGAGATCGCCGGCCGGCACGCAGTCGTCGTCGGCCGCGGCATCACCGTGGGCCGGCCGATGGGCCTGCTGCTGACCCGTCGCAGCGAGAACGCCACCGTCAC from Aeromicrobium phoceense encodes:
- a CDS encoding bifunctional methylenetetrahydrofolate dehydrogenase/methenyltetrahydrofolate cyclohydrolase, whose product is MTAQTLDGKAVAATIKSELRERVDALRARGITPGLGTILVGDDPASRWYVGAKHKDCAEIGIESIRIDLPADASQAEVEAAVDQLNDDPACTLYIVQLPLPKGLDENAVIGRIDPAKDADGLHPTNLGWLVLGKPAPLPCTPRGILELLRRHDVEIAGRHAVVVGRGITVGRPMGLLLTRRSENATVTLCHTGTQDLAAEVRRADIVIAAAGVPGIITGDMVKPGAALLDVGVSRDEAGKIVGDLAPDVWETAGWVTPNPGGVGPMTRAMLLSNVVDFSEAVAEDAG